From a single Mangifera indica cultivar Alphonso chromosome 19, CATAS_Mindica_2.1, whole genome shotgun sequence genomic region:
- the LOC123203264 gene encoding uncharacterized protein LOC123203264 isoform X3 gives MTSLRNGHGFGLPPPTKFRSGHLPATAIPVSRTLPRDAGDSVSASENDISTDSEDDVYGGRYSLDSSPRDPRISRRNGNSVQRHARYTSDYGYSDVSSSRETIFGREKNLGARLVRGNGRTVYTEEDEEEESDSVASTEFSTTQLGSVSGVGGTRRRTYVSEGYTSSVTSHANFGSAVEKDLRSRNIHNEKYTEDDDGDDDDDIPSAPPISGSAQEIKQAGEQLPGSRVQCASSAANTLDSSTKNDSNTYKPMSGFRPDDITGNRNFARFARTTVGAESAVSSGSYPSRLPTFHASALGPWHAVIAYDACVRLCLNAWARGCMEAPMFLDDECALLRDAFGLQQVLLQSEEELLLKRTSEPAKEGAVPKPKKVIGKMKVQVRKVKTSLDPPTGCSMSSLRPQVIKLESIRYRLSSLQSSLSSGWRALQKIRCVPRAPANRSFSRQSLAYVHAGTQYIKQVSGLLKSGVTSLRNSSSSYDIVQETYSCVIRLKSSTEEDAIRMQPGSGETQVFFPDGLGDDLIVEVLDSKGKHYGRVVAQVATIAEDPTDKLRWWSVYHEPEHELVGKLQLYIYYSTSSDDNSQLKCGSVAETVAYDLVLEVAMKVQQFRQRNLLLYGSWKWLLMEFASYYGVSNVYTKLRYLSYIMDIATPTADCLTLVYDLLEPVIMKGHTKSTLSHQENRILGETKDQIEQILALAFENYKSLDESAFSGIIDVFKPATGVAAPALEPAVKLYTLLHDILSPEAQNNLSQYFQAAAKKRSRRHLAETDELVSSNNETNFTDTIAMATAYQKMTSVCVNIKNEIFTDIEIHHKHILPSFIDLPNLSSPIYSTELCSRLRAFLLACPPSGPSPHVAELIIASSDFQRDLASWNISPVKGGVDAKELFHLYILLWIQDKRLFLLESCKLDKVKWSGVRTQHSTTPFVDDMYDRLRETLNDYGVIICRWPEYVFVLENAIADVEKAIVESLDKQYADVLAPLKENLAPKKFGLKYVRKLTKRSVCAYTVPDELGILLNSMKRMLDVLRPKIEVQFKSWGSCVPDGGNAAPGERLSEVTVMLRTKFRTYLQAVDEKLAENTKLQSATKLKKILQDSKETVGESDIRARMQPLKDQLTNTINHLHTVFETRVFVAICRGYWDWMGQDVLSFLENRKENRSWYKGSQIAVSILDDTFASQMQQLLGNALLEKDLDPPRSISEVRSMLCKDIPNHKGNTFYY, from the exons ATGACTAGCCTTCGTAACGGCCATGGATTTGGCTTACCCCCGCCGACTAAATTCAGAAGCGGTCACTTGCCTGCGACAGCTATTCCGGTGTCTAGAACATTACCGAGGGATGCGGGGGATAGTGTCTCGGCTTCTGAAAATGACATCTCTACTGATTCAGAGGATGACGTGTACGGTGGACGATACTCGCTAGATTCATCGCCACGAGACCCAAGAATCTCTCGTAGAAATGGGAATTCCGTGCAAAGGCATGCACGCTATACGAGTGACTATGGGTATTCAGATGTGAGTTCGTCGAGGGAGACAATTTTTGGGAGGGAAAAAAACTTGGGTGCGAGGTTGGTGAGGGGCAATGGAAGGACTGTTTATACTGAGGAAGATGAAGAGGAGGAATCGGATTCAGTTGCTAGCACAGAGTTTTCGACTACTCAATTGGGGAGTGTTAGTGGCGTTGGCGGGACGAGGAGAAGAACCTATGTTTCGGAGGGGTATACCTCAAGTGTGACTTCGCATGCCAACTTTGGAAGTGCGGTTGAAAAG GATCTGCGTTCCAGAAACATACATAATGAAAAGTACACTGaggatgatgatggtgatgatgatgatgacattCCTAGTGCACCCCCGATTTCTGGTTCTGCCCAGGAAATTAAACAAGCTGGCGAACAACTTCCAGGATCAAGAGTACAGTGTGCCTCGTCCGCAGCAAATACTCTTGATTCATCGactaaaaatgattcaaatacATATAAACCTATGTCTGGGTTTAGGCCAGATGATATTACTGGAAACAGAAATTTTGCTCGGTTTGCAAG AACTACAGTTGGTGCTGAATCAGCCGTGTCTTCAGGTTCATACCCATCTCGTCTCCCTACGTTTCATGCCAG TGCTCTTGGGCCATGGCATGCAGTAATTGCATATGATGCCTGTGTTCGACTTTGCCTTAATGCTTGGGCTAGGGGTTGTATGGAAGCACCCATGTTTCTGGATGATGAATGTGCTCTTCTACGTGATGCATTTGG GTTGCAGCAAGTGCTGCTGCAATCTGAGGAGGAACTATTGTTGAAGCGCACTTCAGAACCTGCCAAGGAGGGGGCTGTACCTAAACCTAAGAAAGTTATTGGGAAGATGAAGGTTCAAG TCCGTAAAGTGAAGACAAGCCTAGATCCGCCTACTGGATGTAGTATGTCATCTTTAAGGCCACAAGTGATTAAACTGGAATCAATCCGATATCGTTTATCCAGTTTGCAGTCATCTCTTTCTTCTGGCTGGCGAGCTCTTCAAAAAATTCGTTGTGTACCTCGTGCACCTGCAAATCGTTCATTTTCTCGTCAGAGCTTGGCATATGTACATGCTGGTACTCAGTATATAAAGCAGGTGTCTGGACTTCTGAAAAGTGGTGTGACAAGTCTACGCAATAGCTCATCATCGTATGACATTGTGCAAG AAACATACTCTTGTGTGATAAGGTTGAAGAGTTCAACTGAAGAAGATGCCATCCGAATGCAGCCTGGATCTGGTGAAACGCAAGTCTT CTTTCCAGATGGTCTTGGAGACGATCTTATTGTTGAAGTCCTGGACTCCAAGGGGAAGCATTATGGCCGTGTTGTAGCCCAAGTAGCAACTATTGCTGAGGATCCG ACTGACAAACTGCGCTGGTGGTCAGTTTATCATGAACCAGAACACGAGCTTGTGGGAAAGCTACAGCTCTACATCTATTACTCAACAAGTTCTGATGATAATAGTCAGCTCAAG TGTGGCTCTGTTGCAGAAACAGTTGCGTATGACTTGGTTTTGGAAGTTGCTATGAAAGTTCAACAGTTTCGGCAAAGGAATTTGTTACTGTATGGTTCATGGAAATGGCTCTTAATGGAGTTTGCCTCATACTATGGGGTTTCCAATGTCTATACCAAGCTAAG GTACCTTTCCTATATAATGGATATTGCTACACCTACAGCCGATTGCCTGACATTGGTCTATGACTTACTAGAACCTGTGATTATGAAAGGCCACACCAAAAGCACATTGAGTCATCAGGAG AACCGTATCCTGGGGGAGACCAAGGACCAGATTGAACAGATTCTTGCTTTGGCATTTGAGAACTACAAATCACTAGACGAATCAGCCTTCTCAGGTATTATTGATGTTTTCAAACCTGCAACTGGGGTTGCTGCTCCTGCCCTGGAACCTGCTGTGAAACTTTATACACTCCTTCATGATATACTGTCTCCTGAGGCGCAGAATAACCTGAGCCAATATTTCCAG GCAGCTGCCAAAAAGAGATCAAGAAGGCATTTGGCTGAAACTGATGAACTTGTTTCCAGCAATAATGAAACAAATTTCACTGATACTATTGCTATGGCTACTGCTTACCAAAAGATGACATCAGTTTGTGTGAAcattaaaaatgagatttttactGACATAGAGATCCACCATAAACATATACTTCCCAG TTTCATAGATCTCCCAAACCTGTCTTCACCCATATATAGCACAGAGCTTTGCAGTAGATTACGTGCTTTCCTTCTTGCATGCCCCCCATCTGGCCCTTCCCCTCATGTAGCTGAACTTATTATTGCAAGTTCagattttcagagagatctTGCCAGCTGGAACATTAG TCCTGTGAAAGGTGGAGTTGATGCAAAAGAATTGTTCCATCTGTACATCTTGCTGTGGATTCAAGATAAGCGCCTCTTTTTGCTTGAGTCATGTAAATTGGATAAG GTTAAATGGTCAGGAGTTAGGACACAGCATTCTACAACTCCTTTTGTTGATGATATGTATGACCGCCTGAGAGAGACCTTGAATGACTATGGAGTCATCATTTGCCGCTGGCCAGAATATGTTTTCGTGCTTGAGAAT GCTATTGCTGATGTGGAAAAAGCTATAGTAGAATCTTTAGATAAGCAATATGCAGATGTCCTAGCACCATTGAAGGAAAATTTGGCTCCCAAGAAATTTGGCCTGAAGTATGTGCGGAAACTTACCAAACGGTCTGTATGTGCTTACACAGTCCCTGATGAG CTGGGCATTTTGTTGAACTCCATGAAAAGGATGCTTGATGTCTTGCGTCCTAAGATAGAAGTTCAGTTCAAATCATGGGGTTCTTGCGTCCCTGATGGTGGAAATGCAGCTCCTGGCGAGCGTCTTAGCGAAGTAACAGTTATGTTGAGAACAAAGTTTAGGACTTATTTGCAAGCTGTTGATGAGAAACTTGCGGAGAAT ACCAAGTTACAAAGTGctacaaaattgaaaaagattCTCCAAGATTCTAAGGAAACGGTGGGAGAATCTGATATAAGAGCTAGAATGCAGCCACTGAAAGACCAGCTAACAAATACAATAAATCACCTTCACACTGTTTTTGAGACTCGTGTCTTTGTTGCAATCTGCCGGGGCTATTGGGACTGGATGGGACAA GATGTTCTCAGTTTCCTGGAGAACAGGAAAGAGAATAGGTCATGGTATAAAGGTTCACAAATTGCAGTGTCT ATTCTAGATGATACATTTGCCTCACAGATGCAGCAGCTACTTGGAAATGCGTTACTCGAGAAAGACCTGGATCCCCCGAGATCAATCTCAGAAGTGCGATCAATGCTTTGCAAGGATATTCCCAATCATAAGGGCAACACATTCTACTATTAG
- the LOC123203264 gene encoding uncharacterized protein LOC123203264 isoform X2, protein MFTEGLDNNAVRWVRENQVPLSNSNLRPPMTSLRNGHGFGLPPPTKFRSGHLPATAIPVSRTLPRDAGDSVSASENDISTDSEDDVYGGRYSLDSSPRDPRISRRNGNSVQRHARYTSDYGYSDVSSSRETIFGREKNLGARLVRGNGRTVYTEEDEEEESDSVASTEFSTTQLGSVSGVGGTRRRTYVSEGYTSSVTSHANFGSAVEKDLRSRNIHNEKYTEDDDGDDDDDIPSAPPISGSAQEIKQAGEQLPGSRVQCASSAANTLDSGFRPDDITGNRNFARFARTTVGAESAVSSGSYPSRLPTFHASALGPWHAVIAYDACVRLCLNAWARGCMEAPMFLDDECALLRDAFGLQQVLLQSEEELLLKRTSEPAKEGAVPKPKKVIGKMKVQVRKVKTSLDPPTGCSMSSLRPQVIKLESIRYRLSSLQSSLSSGWRALQKIRCVPRAPANRSFSRQSLAYVHAGTQYIKQVSGLLKSGVTSLRNSSSSYDIVQETYSCVIRLKSSTEEDAIRMQPGSGETQVFFPDGLGDDLIVEVLDSKGKHYGRVVAQVATIAEDPTDKLRWWSVYHEPEHELVGKLQLYIYYSTSSDDNSQLKCGSVAETVAYDLVLEVAMKVQQFRQRNLLLYGSWKWLLMEFASYYGVSNVYTKLRYLSYIMDIATPTADCLTLVYDLLEPVIMKGHTKSTLSHQENRILGETKDQIEQILALAFENYKSLDESAFSGIIDVFKPATGVAAPALEPAVKLYTLLHDILSPEAQNNLSQYFQAAAKKRSRRHLAETDELVSSNNETNFTDTIAMATAYQKMTSVCVNIKNEIFTDIEIHHKHILPSFIDLPNLSSPIYSTELCSRLRAFLLACPPSGPSPHVAELIIASSDFQRDLASWNISPVKGGVDAKELFHLYILLWIQDKRLFLLESCKLDKVKWSGVRTQHSTTPFVDDMYDRLRETLNDYGVIICRWPEYVFVLENAIADVEKAIVESLDKQYADVLAPLKENLAPKKFGLKYVRKLTKRSVCAYTVPDELGILLNSMKRMLDVLRPKIEVQFKSWGSCVPDGGNAAPGERLSEVTVMLRTKFRTYLQAVDEKLAENTKLQSATKLKKILQDSKETVGESDIRARMQPLKDQLTNTINHLHTVFETRVFVAICRGYWDWMGQDVLSFLENRKENRSWYKGSQIAVSILDDTFASQMQQLLGNALLEKDLDPPRSISEVRSMLCKDIPNHKGNTFYY, encoded by the exons ATGTTCACTGAAGGTCTTGACAATAATGCCGTTCGCTGGGTGCGGGAG AATCAAGTACcattatcaaattcaaatttaagacCGCCTATGACTAGCCTTCGTAACGGCCATGGATTTGGCTTACCCCCGCCGACTAAATTCAGAAGCGGTCACTTGCCTGCGACAGCTATTCCGGTGTCTAGAACATTACCGAGGGATGCGGGGGATAGTGTCTCGGCTTCTGAAAATGACATCTCTACTGATTCAGAGGATGACGTGTACGGTGGACGATACTCGCTAGATTCATCGCCACGAGACCCAAGAATCTCTCGTAGAAATGGGAATTCCGTGCAAAGGCATGCACGCTATACGAGTGACTATGGGTATTCAGATGTGAGTTCGTCGAGGGAGACAATTTTTGGGAGGGAAAAAAACTTGGGTGCGAGGTTGGTGAGGGGCAATGGAAGGACTGTTTATACTGAGGAAGATGAAGAGGAGGAATCGGATTCAGTTGCTAGCACAGAGTTTTCGACTACTCAATTGGGGAGTGTTAGTGGCGTTGGCGGGACGAGGAGAAGAACCTATGTTTCGGAGGGGTATACCTCAAGTGTGACTTCGCATGCCAACTTTGGAAGTGCGGTTGAAAAG GATCTGCGTTCCAGAAACATACATAATGAAAAGTACACTGaggatgatgatggtgatgatgatgatgacattCCTAGTGCACCCCCGATTTCTGGTTCTGCCCAGGAAATTAAACAAGCTGGCGAACAACTTCCAGGATCAAGAGTACAGTGTGCCTCGTCCGCAGCAAATACTCTTGAT TCTGGGTTTAGGCCAGATGATATTACTGGAAACAGAAATTTTGCTCGGTTTGCAAG AACTACAGTTGGTGCTGAATCAGCCGTGTCTTCAGGTTCATACCCATCTCGTCTCCCTACGTTTCATGCCAG TGCTCTTGGGCCATGGCATGCAGTAATTGCATATGATGCCTGTGTTCGACTTTGCCTTAATGCTTGGGCTAGGGGTTGTATGGAAGCACCCATGTTTCTGGATGATGAATGTGCTCTTCTACGTGATGCATTTGG GTTGCAGCAAGTGCTGCTGCAATCTGAGGAGGAACTATTGTTGAAGCGCACTTCAGAACCTGCCAAGGAGGGGGCTGTACCTAAACCTAAGAAAGTTATTGGGAAGATGAAGGTTCAAG TCCGTAAAGTGAAGACAAGCCTAGATCCGCCTACTGGATGTAGTATGTCATCTTTAAGGCCACAAGTGATTAAACTGGAATCAATCCGATATCGTTTATCCAGTTTGCAGTCATCTCTTTCTTCTGGCTGGCGAGCTCTTCAAAAAATTCGTTGTGTACCTCGTGCACCTGCAAATCGTTCATTTTCTCGTCAGAGCTTGGCATATGTACATGCTGGTACTCAGTATATAAAGCAGGTGTCTGGACTTCTGAAAAGTGGTGTGACAAGTCTACGCAATAGCTCATCATCGTATGACATTGTGCAAG AAACATACTCTTGTGTGATAAGGTTGAAGAGTTCAACTGAAGAAGATGCCATCCGAATGCAGCCTGGATCTGGTGAAACGCAAGTCTT CTTTCCAGATGGTCTTGGAGACGATCTTATTGTTGAAGTCCTGGACTCCAAGGGGAAGCATTATGGCCGTGTTGTAGCCCAAGTAGCAACTATTGCTGAGGATCCG ACTGACAAACTGCGCTGGTGGTCAGTTTATCATGAACCAGAACACGAGCTTGTGGGAAAGCTACAGCTCTACATCTATTACTCAACAAGTTCTGATGATAATAGTCAGCTCAAG TGTGGCTCTGTTGCAGAAACAGTTGCGTATGACTTGGTTTTGGAAGTTGCTATGAAAGTTCAACAGTTTCGGCAAAGGAATTTGTTACTGTATGGTTCATGGAAATGGCTCTTAATGGAGTTTGCCTCATACTATGGGGTTTCCAATGTCTATACCAAGCTAAG GTACCTTTCCTATATAATGGATATTGCTACACCTACAGCCGATTGCCTGACATTGGTCTATGACTTACTAGAACCTGTGATTATGAAAGGCCACACCAAAAGCACATTGAGTCATCAGGAG AACCGTATCCTGGGGGAGACCAAGGACCAGATTGAACAGATTCTTGCTTTGGCATTTGAGAACTACAAATCACTAGACGAATCAGCCTTCTCAGGTATTATTGATGTTTTCAAACCTGCAACTGGGGTTGCTGCTCCTGCCCTGGAACCTGCTGTGAAACTTTATACACTCCTTCATGATATACTGTCTCCTGAGGCGCAGAATAACCTGAGCCAATATTTCCAG GCAGCTGCCAAAAAGAGATCAAGAAGGCATTTGGCTGAAACTGATGAACTTGTTTCCAGCAATAATGAAACAAATTTCACTGATACTATTGCTATGGCTACTGCTTACCAAAAGATGACATCAGTTTGTGTGAAcattaaaaatgagatttttactGACATAGAGATCCACCATAAACATATACTTCCCAG TTTCATAGATCTCCCAAACCTGTCTTCACCCATATATAGCACAGAGCTTTGCAGTAGATTACGTGCTTTCCTTCTTGCATGCCCCCCATCTGGCCCTTCCCCTCATGTAGCTGAACTTATTATTGCAAGTTCagattttcagagagatctTGCCAGCTGGAACATTAG TCCTGTGAAAGGTGGAGTTGATGCAAAAGAATTGTTCCATCTGTACATCTTGCTGTGGATTCAAGATAAGCGCCTCTTTTTGCTTGAGTCATGTAAATTGGATAAG GTTAAATGGTCAGGAGTTAGGACACAGCATTCTACAACTCCTTTTGTTGATGATATGTATGACCGCCTGAGAGAGACCTTGAATGACTATGGAGTCATCATTTGCCGCTGGCCAGAATATGTTTTCGTGCTTGAGAAT GCTATTGCTGATGTGGAAAAAGCTATAGTAGAATCTTTAGATAAGCAATATGCAGATGTCCTAGCACCATTGAAGGAAAATTTGGCTCCCAAGAAATTTGGCCTGAAGTATGTGCGGAAACTTACCAAACGGTCTGTATGTGCTTACACAGTCCCTGATGAG CTGGGCATTTTGTTGAACTCCATGAAAAGGATGCTTGATGTCTTGCGTCCTAAGATAGAAGTTCAGTTCAAATCATGGGGTTCTTGCGTCCCTGATGGTGGAAATGCAGCTCCTGGCGAGCGTCTTAGCGAAGTAACAGTTATGTTGAGAACAAAGTTTAGGACTTATTTGCAAGCTGTTGATGAGAAACTTGCGGAGAAT ACCAAGTTACAAAGTGctacaaaattgaaaaagattCTCCAAGATTCTAAGGAAACGGTGGGAGAATCTGATATAAGAGCTAGAATGCAGCCACTGAAAGACCAGCTAACAAATACAATAAATCACCTTCACACTGTTTTTGAGACTCGTGTCTTTGTTGCAATCTGCCGGGGCTATTGGGACTGGATGGGACAA GATGTTCTCAGTTTCCTGGAGAACAGGAAAGAGAATAGGTCATGGTATAAAGGTTCACAAATTGCAGTGTCT ATTCTAGATGATACATTTGCCTCACAGATGCAGCAGCTACTTGGAAATGCGTTACTCGAGAAAGACCTGGATCCCCCGAGATCAATCTCAGAAGTGCGATCAATGCTTTGCAAGGATATTCCCAATCATAAGGGCAACACATTCTACTATTAG
- the LOC123203264 gene encoding uncharacterized protein LOC123203264 isoform X1 — protein MFTEGLDNNAVRWVRENQVPLSNSNLRPPMTSLRNGHGFGLPPPTKFRSGHLPATAIPVSRTLPRDAGDSVSASENDISTDSEDDVYGGRYSLDSSPRDPRISRRNGNSVQRHARYTSDYGYSDVSSSRETIFGREKNLGARLVRGNGRTVYTEEDEEEESDSVASTEFSTTQLGSVSGVGGTRRRTYVSEGYTSSVTSHANFGSAVEKDLRSRNIHNEKYTEDDDGDDDDDIPSAPPISGSAQEIKQAGEQLPGSRVQCASSAANTLDSSTKNDSNTYKPMSGFRPDDITGNRNFARFARTTVGAESAVSSGSYPSRLPTFHASALGPWHAVIAYDACVRLCLNAWARGCMEAPMFLDDECALLRDAFGLQQVLLQSEEELLLKRTSEPAKEGAVPKPKKVIGKMKVQVRKVKTSLDPPTGCSMSSLRPQVIKLESIRYRLSSLQSSLSSGWRALQKIRCVPRAPANRSFSRQSLAYVHAGTQYIKQVSGLLKSGVTSLRNSSSSYDIVQETYSCVIRLKSSTEEDAIRMQPGSGETQVFFPDGLGDDLIVEVLDSKGKHYGRVVAQVATIAEDPTDKLRWWSVYHEPEHELVGKLQLYIYYSTSSDDNSQLKCGSVAETVAYDLVLEVAMKVQQFRQRNLLLYGSWKWLLMEFASYYGVSNVYTKLRYLSYIMDIATPTADCLTLVYDLLEPVIMKGHTKSTLSHQENRILGETKDQIEQILALAFENYKSLDESAFSGIIDVFKPATGVAAPALEPAVKLYTLLHDILSPEAQNNLSQYFQAAAKKRSRRHLAETDELVSSNNETNFTDTIAMATAYQKMTSVCVNIKNEIFTDIEIHHKHILPSFIDLPNLSSPIYSTELCSRLRAFLLACPPSGPSPHVAELIIASSDFQRDLASWNISPVKGGVDAKELFHLYILLWIQDKRLFLLESCKLDKVKWSGVRTQHSTTPFVDDMYDRLRETLNDYGVIICRWPEYVFVLENAIADVEKAIVESLDKQYADVLAPLKENLAPKKFGLKYVRKLTKRSVCAYTVPDELGILLNSMKRMLDVLRPKIEVQFKSWGSCVPDGGNAAPGERLSEVTVMLRTKFRTYLQAVDEKLAENTKLQSATKLKKILQDSKETVGESDIRARMQPLKDQLTNTINHLHTVFETRVFVAICRGYWDWMGQDVLSFLENRKENRSWYKGSQIAVSILDDTFASQMQQLLGNALLEKDLDPPRSISEVRSMLCKDIPNHKGNTFYY, from the exons ATGTTCACTGAAGGTCTTGACAATAATGCCGTTCGCTGGGTGCGGGAG AATCAAGTACcattatcaaattcaaatttaagacCGCCTATGACTAGCCTTCGTAACGGCCATGGATTTGGCTTACCCCCGCCGACTAAATTCAGAAGCGGTCACTTGCCTGCGACAGCTATTCCGGTGTCTAGAACATTACCGAGGGATGCGGGGGATAGTGTCTCGGCTTCTGAAAATGACATCTCTACTGATTCAGAGGATGACGTGTACGGTGGACGATACTCGCTAGATTCATCGCCACGAGACCCAAGAATCTCTCGTAGAAATGGGAATTCCGTGCAAAGGCATGCACGCTATACGAGTGACTATGGGTATTCAGATGTGAGTTCGTCGAGGGAGACAATTTTTGGGAGGGAAAAAAACTTGGGTGCGAGGTTGGTGAGGGGCAATGGAAGGACTGTTTATACTGAGGAAGATGAAGAGGAGGAATCGGATTCAGTTGCTAGCACAGAGTTTTCGACTACTCAATTGGGGAGTGTTAGTGGCGTTGGCGGGACGAGGAGAAGAACCTATGTTTCGGAGGGGTATACCTCAAGTGTGACTTCGCATGCCAACTTTGGAAGTGCGGTTGAAAAG GATCTGCGTTCCAGAAACATACATAATGAAAAGTACACTGaggatgatgatggtgatgatgatgatgacattCCTAGTGCACCCCCGATTTCTGGTTCTGCCCAGGAAATTAAACAAGCTGGCGAACAACTTCCAGGATCAAGAGTACAGTGTGCCTCGTCCGCAGCAAATACTCTTGATTCATCGactaaaaatgattcaaatacATATAAACCTATGTCTGGGTTTAGGCCAGATGATATTACTGGAAACAGAAATTTTGCTCGGTTTGCAAG AACTACAGTTGGTGCTGAATCAGCCGTGTCTTCAGGTTCATACCCATCTCGTCTCCCTACGTTTCATGCCAG TGCTCTTGGGCCATGGCATGCAGTAATTGCATATGATGCCTGTGTTCGACTTTGCCTTAATGCTTGGGCTAGGGGTTGTATGGAAGCACCCATGTTTCTGGATGATGAATGTGCTCTTCTACGTGATGCATTTGG GTTGCAGCAAGTGCTGCTGCAATCTGAGGAGGAACTATTGTTGAAGCGCACTTCAGAACCTGCCAAGGAGGGGGCTGTACCTAAACCTAAGAAAGTTATTGGGAAGATGAAGGTTCAAG TCCGTAAAGTGAAGACAAGCCTAGATCCGCCTACTGGATGTAGTATGTCATCTTTAAGGCCACAAGTGATTAAACTGGAATCAATCCGATATCGTTTATCCAGTTTGCAGTCATCTCTTTCTTCTGGCTGGCGAGCTCTTCAAAAAATTCGTTGTGTACCTCGTGCACCTGCAAATCGTTCATTTTCTCGTCAGAGCTTGGCATATGTACATGCTGGTACTCAGTATATAAAGCAGGTGTCTGGACTTCTGAAAAGTGGTGTGACAAGTCTACGCAATAGCTCATCATCGTATGACATTGTGCAAG AAACATACTCTTGTGTGATAAGGTTGAAGAGTTCAACTGAAGAAGATGCCATCCGAATGCAGCCTGGATCTGGTGAAACGCAAGTCTT CTTTCCAGATGGTCTTGGAGACGATCTTATTGTTGAAGTCCTGGACTCCAAGGGGAAGCATTATGGCCGTGTTGTAGCCCAAGTAGCAACTATTGCTGAGGATCCG ACTGACAAACTGCGCTGGTGGTCAGTTTATCATGAACCAGAACACGAGCTTGTGGGAAAGCTACAGCTCTACATCTATTACTCAACAAGTTCTGATGATAATAGTCAGCTCAAG TGTGGCTCTGTTGCAGAAACAGTTGCGTATGACTTGGTTTTGGAAGTTGCTATGAAAGTTCAACAGTTTCGGCAAAGGAATTTGTTACTGTATGGTTCATGGAAATGGCTCTTAATGGAGTTTGCCTCATACTATGGGGTTTCCAATGTCTATACCAAGCTAAG GTACCTTTCCTATATAATGGATATTGCTACACCTACAGCCGATTGCCTGACATTGGTCTATGACTTACTAGAACCTGTGATTATGAAAGGCCACACCAAAAGCACATTGAGTCATCAGGAG AACCGTATCCTGGGGGAGACCAAGGACCAGATTGAACAGATTCTTGCTTTGGCATTTGAGAACTACAAATCACTAGACGAATCAGCCTTCTCAGGTATTATTGATGTTTTCAAACCTGCAACTGGGGTTGCTGCTCCTGCCCTGGAACCTGCTGTGAAACTTTATACACTCCTTCATGATATACTGTCTCCTGAGGCGCAGAATAACCTGAGCCAATATTTCCAG GCAGCTGCCAAAAAGAGATCAAGAAGGCATTTGGCTGAAACTGATGAACTTGTTTCCAGCAATAATGAAACAAATTTCACTGATACTATTGCTATGGCTACTGCTTACCAAAAGATGACATCAGTTTGTGTGAAcattaaaaatgagatttttactGACATAGAGATCCACCATAAACATATACTTCCCAG TTTCATAGATCTCCCAAACCTGTCTTCACCCATATATAGCACAGAGCTTTGCAGTAGATTACGTGCTTTCCTTCTTGCATGCCCCCCATCTGGCCCTTCCCCTCATGTAGCTGAACTTATTATTGCAAGTTCagattttcagagagatctTGCCAGCTGGAACATTAG TCCTGTGAAAGGTGGAGTTGATGCAAAAGAATTGTTCCATCTGTACATCTTGCTGTGGATTCAAGATAAGCGCCTCTTTTTGCTTGAGTCATGTAAATTGGATAAG GTTAAATGGTCAGGAGTTAGGACACAGCATTCTACAACTCCTTTTGTTGATGATATGTATGACCGCCTGAGAGAGACCTTGAATGACTATGGAGTCATCATTTGCCGCTGGCCAGAATATGTTTTCGTGCTTGAGAAT GCTATTGCTGATGTGGAAAAAGCTATAGTAGAATCTTTAGATAAGCAATATGCAGATGTCCTAGCACCATTGAAGGAAAATTTGGCTCCCAAGAAATTTGGCCTGAAGTATGTGCGGAAACTTACCAAACGGTCTGTATGTGCTTACACAGTCCCTGATGAG CTGGGCATTTTGTTGAACTCCATGAAAAGGATGCTTGATGTCTTGCGTCCTAAGATAGAAGTTCAGTTCAAATCATGGGGTTCTTGCGTCCCTGATGGTGGAAATGCAGCTCCTGGCGAGCGTCTTAGCGAAGTAACAGTTATGTTGAGAACAAAGTTTAGGACTTATTTGCAAGCTGTTGATGAGAAACTTGCGGAGAAT ACCAAGTTACAAAGTGctacaaaattgaaaaagattCTCCAAGATTCTAAGGAAACGGTGGGAGAATCTGATATAAGAGCTAGAATGCAGCCACTGAAAGACCAGCTAACAAATACAATAAATCACCTTCACACTGTTTTTGAGACTCGTGTCTTTGTTGCAATCTGCCGGGGCTATTGGGACTGGATGGGACAA GATGTTCTCAGTTTCCTGGAGAACAGGAAAGAGAATAGGTCATGGTATAAAGGTTCACAAATTGCAGTGTCT ATTCTAGATGATACATTTGCCTCACAGATGCAGCAGCTACTTGGAAATGCGTTACTCGAGAAAGACCTGGATCCCCCGAGATCAATCTCAGAAGTGCGATCAATGCTTTGCAAGGATATTCCCAATCATAAGGGCAACACATTCTACTATTAG